One region of Cucurbita pepo subsp. pepo cultivar mu-cu-16 chromosome LG03, ASM280686v2, whole genome shotgun sequence genomic DNA includes:
- the LOC111791541 gene encoding cytochrome P450 705A5-like yields the protein MADSTSYILYIALSFLFIILLHYLLHRPSNGRTPPSPPALPLIGHLHHFSPSVCKSFHNLAARYGDLLFLRLGSVRCVVVSSASYATEIYKTQDVTFSSRPKFAFGDELPYAKAGFFAAEYGDYWRFMKKLTMTELLSQRQVERSRAVRREEMLKFLKKLGDCGENNEAVDLGAELVKLTNNSTCRLVMSTRCSGDDTDEAEKIRVLVKETFEMATKVAFGDVFGWPLERLAFWMFGKHAKDVTMRYDEILEKILRQHEERAKKEGLDREDRDLMDILLKVYQDHNAEFKITRTNIKAFLLDLFLGGTGTSTEVSQWTMAELLNHPEVFNKLRNEINAVVGTTRLVGEDDVPNLPYLQAVVKESLRLYPAVPIAMRASREDCTIDGFHVPKNTMVAVNLFHIMRDPKIWENPNEFEPERFTGEVRYEIKGQQGSGFVPFGGGRRGCPGSTLAFSFISTVTAAMVQCFDWKIIGGSKVDMEIGAAFTLPMANPLLCVPLLRFHARDLNL from the exons ATGGCGGATTCAACCTCTTACATTCTCTACATTGCTCTCTCCTTCCTCTTCATCATTCTCCTTCACTATCTCCTTCACAGACCTTCCAATGGCCGCACGCCGCCGAGTCCGCCGGCGCTGCCGCTAATCGGCCACCTCCACCACTTCTCGCCGTCCGTTTGCAAATCGTTCCACAATCTCGCCGCTAGGTACGGCGATCTTCTCTTCCTCCGACTCGGAAGCGTCCGATGCGTCGTCGTTTCATCGGCGTCGTACGCGACCGAGATCTACAAGACACAGGATGTTACTTTCTCGTCGCGGCCGAAATTCGCGTTCGGCGACGAACTGCCGTACGCGAAGGCCGGATTCTTCGCTGCAGAGTACGGAGATTACTGGAGATTCATGAAGAAACTGACGATGACAGAGCTTTTGTCGCAAAGGCAAGTTGAGAGATCACGCGCCGTACGGAGAGAAGAAATGTTGAAATTCTTGAAGAAATTGGGCGACTGCGGCGAGAACAACGAGGccgtggatttgggggcggaaCTCGTCAAACTCACCAACAATAGCACTTGCAG GTTGGTGATGAGTACAAGGTGTTCGGGAGACGATACTGATGAAGCAGAAAAGATAAGAGTATTAGTAAAAGAAACGTTCGAGATGGCTACGAAAGTAGCGTTTGGAGATGTGTTTGGATGGCCGTTAGAGCGATTAGCGTTTTGGATGTTTGGGAAACATGCGAAAGATGTGACAATGAGGTATGATGAAATATTGGAGAAGATATTAAGGCAACATGAAGAGAGAGCAAAGAAAGAGGGTTTGGATAGAGAAGATAGGGATTTAATGGACATTTTGTTGAAGGTTTATCAAGATCATAATGCCGAGTTCAAGATCACAAGAACCAATATCAAGGCGTTCTTGCTT GACCTATTTTTGGGCGGCACAGGAACATCGACAGAGGTATCACAGTGGACGATGGCGGAGCTTCTAAACCATCCCGAAGTATTCAACAAACTGAGAAACGAAATAAACGCTGTGGTCGGAACCACCAGACTGGTTGGAGAAGACGACGTCCCAAATCTCCCATACTTACAAGCGGTCGTGAAAGAGTCTCTCCGCCTCTACCCCGCCGTCCCAATAGCGATGCGAGCGAGCCGGGAAGACTGCACAATCGACGGCTTCCATGTCCCCAAGAACACAATGGTGGCAGTCAACCTGTTCCACATAATGCGGGACCCAAAAATCTGGGAAAACCCGAACGAATTCGAGCCGGAAAGGTTCACCGGCGAAGTGCGGTACGAGATTAAGGGGCAGCAGGGTTCAGGGTTCGTCCCGTTCGGTGGGGGCCGACGGGGGTGCCCTGGCTCGACCCTTGCGTTCAGTTTCATTAGCACGGTGACTGCGGCCATGGTTCAGTGCTTTGATTGGAAGATCATTGGTGGAAGTAAAGTGGACATGGAGATTGGAGCCGCCTTCACTTTGCCCATGGCCAATCCTCTTCTTTGTGTCCCTCTCCTTCGCTTCCACGCTCGAGATTTGAACCTCTAA
- the LOC111791903 gene encoding uncharacterized protein LOC111791903, which produces MDPPFIQAITVDVKITSILPNPCRFRGGTILFLRSQGPHLLAPTGSDLHRYGQEGTVFAGYHYDLNFLTIHGRSRFPGLYIWLRNGQKVEVKVPIGCLLIQTGKQIEWLTAGDCIAGMHEVVVTERTRDAIKLASEQNRSLWRVSSTLFAHIASDAVLNPLGHFAESPHAHKYPPMLAGEYVEKELSVINLKGQKGEPL; this is translated from the exons ATGGATCCTCCATTCATTCAAGc GATCACAGTGGATGTAAAGATCACCAGCATCCTTCCTAATCCTTGCAGGTTTAGAGGAGGCACAA TTCTTTTCTTGAGATCTCAGGGACCTCATCTTCTTGCTCCAACAGGAAGTGACCTTCATCGTTATGGTCAGGAGGGCACTGTCTTTGCTGGGTATCACTATGATCTTAATTTTCTAACAATCCATGGCAGAAGCAGATTCCCTGGTCTATATATTTGGCTTAGAAATGGGCAAAAAGTTGAAGTCAAAGTACCGATTGGATGTCTTCTCATTCAGACTGGAAAGCAG ATTGAATGGCTGACTGCTGGTGACTGCATAGCGGGCATGCATGAAGTAGTTGTCACAGAAAGGACAAGGGATGCAATTAAGCTTGCATCAGAGCAAAATCGCAGTCTCTGGAGAGTCTCTTCAACT TTATTTGCTCATATAGCATCTGATGCTGTCTTGAATCCTCTTGGCCACTTTGCTGAATCCCCACATGCCCACAAGTATCCACCTATGTTGGCAGGAGAATATGTCGAGAAAGAGCTTTCAGTGATTAATCTGAAAGGACAAAAAGGAGAGCCTTTATAA
- the LOC111790976 gene encoding uncharacterized protein LOC111790976 — translation MDLSVIDLAPYLTASSELASGSPIDFGPQLTALCKEVSRTLKETGALLVKDPRCSAEDNDRFIDMMESFFEKPTEFKRLHARPNLHYQVGVTPEGVEVPKSLVDEEMQEKIRAMPKEFQPLIPRGPDPKWRYMWRVGPRPSNTRFKELNAEPVIPEGFPEWKDTMDSWGFKMISAIEAVAEMAAIGFGLPKDAFTSLMKQGPHLLAPTGSDLHRYGQEGTVFAGYHYDLNFLTIHGRSRFPGLYIWLRNGQKVEVKVPIGCLLIQTGKQIEWLTAGDCIAGMHEVVVTERTRDAIKLASEQNRSLWRVSSTLFAHIASDAVLNPLGHFAESPHAHKYPPMLAGEYVEKELSVINLKGQKGEPL, via the exons ATGGACCTGTCTGTGATCGATCTGGCCCCGTATCTTACGGCCTCGTCGGAACTCGCCAGCGGCTCTCCGATCGACTTTGGGCCCCAACTCACTGCTCTGTGCAAGGAAGTCAGTCGGACTCTGAAAGAGACCGGCGCACTCCTGGTTAAGGATCCGAGATGCTCTGCCGAAGATAACGATCGATTTATTGATATGATGGAAAGCTTCTTTGAGAAGCCAACTGAGTTCAAGCGTCTGCACGCAAGGCCTAATTTACATTACCAG GTTGGGGTGACGCCAGAAGGTGTGGAAGTCCCAAAAAGCCTGGTCGATGAAGAAATGCAGGAAAAGATAAGAGCAATGCCCAAGGAATTCCAACCATTGATTCCCAGGGGGCCGGATCCCAAGTGGCGATACATGTGGAGAGTGGGTCCTCGCCCTTCAAACACCCGATTTAAG GAACTCAATGCTGAGCCGGTTATCCCTGAGGGGTTTCCTGAATGGAAGGATACCATGGATTCTTGGGGTTTCAAAATGATATCAGCCATAGAG GCTGTTGCTGAGATGGCAGCAATTGGGTTTGGCTTGCCCAAGGATGCATTCACTTCTTTGATGAAGCAG GGACCTCATCTTCTTGCTCCAACAGGAAGTGACCTTCATCGTTATGGTCAGGAGGGCACTGTCTTTGCTGGGTATCACTATGATCTTAATTTTCTAACAATCCATGGCAGAAGCAGATTCCCTGGTCTATATATTTGGCTTAGAAATGGGCAAAAAGTTGAAGTCAAAGTACCGATTGGATGTCTTCTCATTCAGACTGGAAAGCAG ATTGAATGGCTGACTGCTGGTGACTGCATAGCGGGCATGCATGAAGTAGTTGTCACAGAAAGGACAAGGGATGCAATTAAGCTTGCATCAGAGCAAAATCGCAGTCTCTGGAGAGTCTCTTCAACT TTATTTGCTCATATAGCATCTGATGCTGTCTTGAATCCTCTTGGCCACTTTGCTGAATCCCCACATGCCCACAAGTATCCACCTATGTTGGCAGGAGAATATGTCGAGAAAGAGCTTTCAGTGATTAATCTGAAAGGACAAAAAGGAGAGCCTTTATAA